The following are encoded together in the Candidatus Deferrimicrobiaceae bacterium genome:
- a CDS encoding DsbC family protein — protein MKRLCVPLAAGAILLFTAVPPAPAYQKDAGPAKECTECHTMSPAEAGKALGKFVDNVVGVVPGPFPGTWEVDVEKGGKTYPLYLDYSGKYLFNGQVIRMSDMENLTGLRYIDLNRIDVSAIPLGDAVVIGNPEAKHKVIVFDDPDCPWCNKLHGEIKKVVARDPGVAFFVRVYSRNNNPASIRKALSIVCGKKEAAKLLEDAFAGKELPPGDCKTNAVEETATLARKLGIQGTPAMILPDGRLISGYLQADALLELLRPEK, from the coding sequence ATGAAACGGCTGTGCGTACCCCTCGCCGCCGGAGCGATCCTGCTTTTCACCGCGGTTCCTCCGGCCCCGGCCTACCAGAAAGACGCCGGCCCCGCCAAGGAGTGCACCGAGTGCCACACCATGAGCCCGGCGGAGGCGGGAAAGGCGCTCGGCAAATTCGTGGACAACGTCGTCGGCGTCGTGCCGGGGCCGTTCCCGGGAACGTGGGAGGTCGACGTGGAGAAGGGGGGGAAAACGTACCCCCTCTACCTGGACTACTCGGGAAAATACCTCTTCAACGGCCAGGTCATCCGGATGAGCGACATGGAGAATCTCACCGGCTTGCGCTACATCGACCTGAACCGCATCGACGTCTCCGCGATCCCGCTCGGGGACGCGGTCGTCATCGGGAACCCCGAGGCGAAGCACAAGGTCATCGTCTTCGACGACCCGGACTGTCCCTGGTGCAATAAGCTCCACGGCGAGATCAAAAAGGTCGTGGCGCGCGATCCCGGGGTGGCCTTCTTCGTCCGCGTATATTCGCGCAACAACAACCCTGCGTCCATCCGCAAGGCTCTCTCCATCGTCTGCGGGAAGAAGGAGGCCGCGAAACTCCTGGAGGACGCCTTCGCCGGGAAGGAGCTTCCCCCCGGGGACTGCAAGACGAACGCGGTGGAGGAGACCGCGACGCTGGCCCGGAAGCTGGGGATCCAGGGGACGCCGGCGATGATCCTTCCCGACGGGAGGCTGATCAGCGGCTACCTGCAGGCCGACGCGCTGCTCGAGCTTCTCCGGCCGGAGAAGTAG